In Melopsittacus undulatus isolate bMelUnd1 chromosome 6, bMelUnd1.mat.Z, whole genome shotgun sequence, the following proteins share a genomic window:
- the POU3F4 gene encoding POU domain, class 3, transcription factor 4 — MATAASNPYSLLGSGSLAHADGAGMQQGSPFRNPQKLLQSEYLQGVPGNGHPLGHHWVTSLSDSGPWPSALAGGPLEQPDVKPGREDLQLGAIIHHRSPHVSHHSPHANHPSAWGASPAHSASLGPPAAAAAAAGQPLNVYSQAGFAVGGMLEHGGLTPPPAAAQGLHPGLRGEGGGEHGELGGHHCQDHSDEETPTSDELEQFAKQFKQRRIKLGFTQADVGLALGTLYGNVFSQTTICRFEALQLSFKNMCKLKPLLNKWLEEADSSTGSPTSIDKIAAQGRKRKKRTSIEVSVKGVLETHFLKCPKPAAQEISSLADSLQLEKEVVRVWFCNRRQKEKRMTPPGEQPQHDVYSHGVKTDTACHDL, encoded by the coding sequence ATGGCCACAGCCGCCTCCAACCCCTACAGCCTGCTCGGCTCCGGCTCGCTCGCCCATGCGGACGGTGCGGGCATGCAGCAGGGGAGCCCCTTTCGCAACCcgcagaagctgctgcagagcgAGTACCTGCAGGGCGTCCCTGGCAATGGGCACCCGCTGGGGCATCACTGGGTCACCAGCCTGAGCGACAGCGGGCCCTGGCCCTCGGCGCTGGCCGGCGGCCCGCTGGAGCAGCCCGACGTGAAGCCGGGCCGCGAGGACCTGCAGCTGGGCGCCATCATCCACCACCGCTCGCCCCACGTCTCCCACCACTCGCCCCACGCCAACCACCCCAGCGCCTGGGGAGCCAGCCCGGCCCACAGCGCATCGCTGGGCCCCCCCGCAGCCGCCGCAGCCGCAGCCGGGCAACCCCTCAACGTGTACTCGCAAGCGGGCTTCGCGGTGGGAGGCATGCTGGAGCACGGAGGACTCACCCCGCCGCCCGCAGCCGCGCAGGGCTTGCACCCGGGGCTGCGGGGCGAGGGCGGCGGGGAGCACGGAGAGCTGGGCGGGCACCATTGCCAGGACCACTCGGACGAGGAGACGCCGACCTCGGATGAGCTGGAGCAGTTCGCCAAGCAGTTCAAGCAGCGGCGCATCAAGCTGGGCTTCACCCAGGCCGACGTGGGGCTGGCCCTGGGGACCCTGTACGGGAACGTCTTCTCGCAGACCACCATCTGCCGCTTCGAGGCCCTGCAGCTCAGCTTCAAGAACATGTGCAAGCTGAAGCCGCTGCTGAACAAGTGGCTGGAGGAGGCCGACTCCTCCACCGGCAGCCCCACCAGCATCGACAAGATCGCGGCgcaggggaggaagaggaagaagcgCACCTCCATCGAGGTGAGTGTCAAGGGCGTGCTGGAGACGCACTTTCTCAAGTGCCCCAAGCCGGCCGCCCAGGAGATCTCCTCGCTGGCAGACAgcctgcagctggagaaggaggtgGTGCGGGTCTGGTTCTGCAACCGACGGCAGAAGGAGAAGCGGATGACCCCACCGGGCGAGCAGCCGCAGCACGACGTCTATTCCCACGGCGTGAAAACGGACACGGCCTGCCACGACCTCTGA